In one Musa acuminata AAA Group cultivar baxijiao chromosome BXJ2-5, Cavendish_Baxijiao_AAA, whole genome shotgun sequence genomic region, the following are encoded:
- the LOC135581732 gene encoding protein FLUORESCENT IN BLUE LIGHT, chloroplastic-like isoform X2, producing the protein METKTCSIPSVRTPPVQRRRRWRLSPGTSTTRHVETTATVPGASLLSISPADAFRLEDKMFGFLKALVFTNIWMLTLPLEVLAGTCESDKSVMKMPLLFAVAMIGAAVGGLLARRRRDELKRLNDQLRQINEALRRQAKIESYAPSLSYAPVSRIKETDVIVDPRKQELLASLRTGKNFLRNQNLEKAFAQFKEAFELAQIMGDHFEEKKAARGLGASLQRQGKYREAIKYYSKVLEISKRTGEDSGITEAYGAIADCYTELGDLERAAKFYDKYIARLETD; encoded by the exons ATGGAGACCAAAACCTGCTCTATACCATCGGTCCGAACTCCCCCGGTGCAGCGGCGAAGACGATGGCGGCTCTCGCCCGGTACCTCCACCACCCGTCACGTCGAAACCACGGCGACGGTTCCCGGCGCATCGCTCCTCTCGATCTCTCCGGCCGACGCTTTCCGTCTC GAAGATAAAATGTTTGGATTTCTGAAAGCATTGGTCTTCACAAATATATGGATGCTCACCCTGCCTCTTGAAGTCTTGGCTGGAACATGTGAGAGTGATAAATCGGTTATGAAAATGCCACTGTTATTTGCAGTAGCTATGATAGGTGCTGCTGTTGGGG GGCTGCtagcaaggaggagaagagacgAACTGAAGCGACTGAATGACCAGTTACGTCAGATCAATGAAGCTCTAAGAAGGCAAGCGAAGATAGAGTCTTATGCTCCCAGCTTAAGCTATGCACCAGTCAGCAGGATTAAGGAAACAGATGTCATTGTGGATCCTAGGAAGCAAGAACTCCTTGCAAGTTTGAGGACTGGGAAAAACTTTTTGAGGAATCAAAATCTAGAAAAGGCATTTGCACAGTTCAAAGAAGCTTTTGAACTTGCACAGATTATGGGAGATCACTTTGAGGAAAAAAAAGCTGCACGAGGACTAG GTGCATCACTACAGAGGCAGGGAAAATACAGGGAAGCCATAAAGTACTACTCCAAGGTTCTAGAGATATCCAAGAGAACAGGAGAGGATTCAGGCATCACCGAGGCTTACGGAGCAATAGCCGACTGCTATACTGAACTTGGAGATCTCGAACGTGCAGCCAAGTTCTACGACAAGTACATAGCTAGATTGGAAACGGACTGA
- the LOC135581734 gene encoding uncharacterized protein LOC135581734 has translation MGDEGSAETPATRKRPRDVGDLKRVAEIVMVLSAMGQMRGGREPVAAEKALVAEARERLVTMCEGLKPKELFSREAVRVVVEDLGLNRSKDPVLGFRPPKMSIAEKLLLTKKKMEESKETHMRSSVYSLQHLPVSFGAKSESHGPLAHDASRFMQVKSPMETSAGGFQISSPVAHAPVLTSAASSFKQSHISDVQAVVNPVKQPSGSLERGSSSAHVKLNAKPGGPSYLTQAQENMHHKIPISSVQSTPAAVSKFGQANKFLDHNSAKSEVTTGVNAVQSSHQVMRSHEIKPSIIQPGPGGLHIVHQPPQGLGLVHTPALFTNHNDIAKSVLTILQAKVSDHPIWTPPSTEHMNATINCQLCKNIIIDIECLLICDACEKGNHLKCLQSYGNKGIPKAEWHCPRCLASSNGKPLPPKYGRVTRASVSAPKTAANASVHASSKKTESLDTRVNEQKAIANDNSGVAQQAYSLNMEDNHCMSIPDSRTTGGEVQVIMTIIGSKREDDTLKAIDVDPLKEITGAVCAHPDMHSEDLNNIEDNRLSLVDAKPTSVSVLEPSPMPKDSCEHAHDMVVENNNLSEAPLTHDFDQVQLSGDVNASAIQLDENIKTVKSEPEAALGEKRSPEYLDGCSNRLAKEGSCQTSDGDGYTMNQRAHFSTS, from the exons ATGGGAGACGAGGGCTCCGCCGAGACTCCGGCGACCAGGAAGAGGCCGAGGGACGTCGGGGATCTGAAGCGGGTGGCGGAGATCGTCATGGTCTTGTCGGCCATGGGCCAGATGCGGGGCGGCAGGGAGCCCGTGGCGGCCGAGAAGGCACTGGTCGCTGAGGCGAGGGAGAGGCTCGTCACGATGTGCGAGGGTCTCAAGCCCAAGGAGCTCTTCTCCAGGGAGGCTGTCAGGGTCGTGGTGGAGGATCTGGGTCTGAATAGGTCCAAGGATCCCGTGCTGGGGTTCCGGCCGCCCAAGATGTCGATTGCCGAGAAGTTGCTACTcaccaagaaaaag ATGGAAGAGTCCAAGGAAACTCACATGCGCTCATCAGTTTATTCGCTTCAACATCTTCCAGTAAGCTTCGGTGCAAAATCTGAATCACATGGACCCTTGGCACATGATGCTTCTAGGTTTATGCAGGTTAAAAGTCCGATGGAGACCTCTGCTGGAGGTTTTCAAATTTCTTCACCGGTAGCACATGCTCCTGTCCTAACCTCTGCTGCCTCTTCTTTTAAGCAGTCACATATTAGTGATGTGCAGGCTGTTGTTAATCCTGTAAAACAACCATCCGGTTCACTTGAAAGGGGTTCTTCTTCAGCACATGTTAAATTGAATGCAAAACCTGGTGGTCCATCTTATCTGACACAAGCTCAAG AAAACATGCATCATAAAATTCCAATATCTTCTGTGCAATCAACACCTGCTGCTGTGTCAAAGTTTGGCCAAGCAAATAAATTTCTGGATCATAATTCTGCAAAGTCTGAGGTTACTACTGGTGTGAATGCTGTCCAATCTTCCCATCAGGTGATGAGAAGTCATGAAATTAAGCCTTCTATAATTCAACCTGGACCAGGAGGCCTGCATATTGTCCATCAACCTCCTCAAGGCTTGGGACTTGTTCATACACCTGCTCTTTTTACGAACCATAATGACATTGCTAAAAGCGTGCTGACAATATTGCAAGCAAAGGTTTCTGATCATCCAATTTGGACTCCCCCATCAACCGAGCACATGAATGCTACTATAAATTGCCAACTATGCAAGAACATTATCATTGATATAGAGTGTTTGCTCATCTGTGATGCTTGTGAGAAAGGAAACCACTTGAAATGTCTTCAATCATATGGTAATAAAGGTATTCCTAAAGCAGAATGGCATTGTCCGAGATGCTTGGCATCAAGTAATGGAAAGCCATTGCCACCTAAATATGGTCGGGTTACAAGAGCTTCTGTTAGCGCACCAAAGACTGCTGCAAATGCGAGCGTTCATGCTTCTTCTAAGAAAACAGAAAGTTTGGACACCAGGGTTAATGAACAGAAAGCAATAGCCAATGACAATTCTGGTGTTGCTCAACAAGCCTATTCTTTGAACATGGAGGACAATCATTGCATGTCAATTCCAGATTCAAGGACAACTGGAGGGGAAGTACAAGTGATTATGACCATTATTGGAAGTAAAAGAGAGGATGACACACTTAAGGCAATTGACGTTGATCCATTAAAGGAAATAACCGGGGCTGTATGTGCCCATCCAGACATGCACAGTGAGGATCTTAACAACATTGAGGATAATAGATTATCCTTGGTCGATGCTAAACCAACCTCCGTGTCTGTTTTGGAGCCAAGTCCTATGCCAAAAGATTCCTGTGAGCATGCACATGATATGGTTGTTGAAAATAATAATTTGTCTGAAGCACCATTAACACATGATTTTGACCAAGTTCAATTGTCTGGCGATGTCAATGCTTCTGCAATTCAACTGGATGAAAATATCAAAACTGTCAAGTCTGAACCTGAAGCAGCACTTGGTGAAAAGAGATCACCTGAATACTTGGATGGTTGTAGTAATAGGTTAGCCAAAGAAGGCAGTTGTCAGACCTCTGATGGTGATGGATATACAATGAATCAAAGGGCTCATTTCAGCACCAGCTGA
- the LOC103983890 gene encoding syntaxin-22 isoform X1, whose protein sequence is MSFQDLESGRPLSGKRGRDSMQNGGGGGKDPTQAVVAGVFQINTAVSTFQRLVNTLGTPKDTPELRERLHKTRLDIQQLVKDTAAKLKQASETDHHAEVSTSKKIADAKLAKDFQAILKEFQKAQRIAAERETAYIPFVPQAVLPSSYASSGVDGSSDKIFEACSMLAESRRQEGLLLDTEIVFNEAIIEEREQGIQEIQQQISEVDEIFKDLAVLVHDQGAMIDDIDSHIDNSLAAAVQAKTQLTKASKAQKSNSSLTCLLLVIFGVVLLIVIIILAA, encoded by the exons atgagCTTTCAGGATCTTGAGTCGGGCCGGCCGCTGTCGGGGAAACGGGGGCGAGATTCGATGCAGAATGGAGGTGGAGGAGGGAAGGATCCGACCCAGGCGGTAGTCGCTGGTGTTTTCCAGATCAACACAGCCGTATCCACCTTCCAGCGCCTCGTCAACACCCTCGGCACCCCCAAGGATACCCCCGAGCTCCGCGAGAGGCT GCACAAAACCAGGCTAGATATTCAACAATTAGTAAAAGATACAGCTGCCAAACTTAAACAAGCCAGTGAAACAGATCATCATGCTGAAGTTAGT ACAAGCAAAAAGATTGCTGATGCAAAGCTCGCAAAAGATTTCCAAGCAATTCTGAAAGAGTTTCAGAAAGCTCAAAGAATTGCAGCTGAGAGGGAAACTGCTTACATCCCTTTTGTTCCCCAAGCAGTTCTTCCATCAAG CTATGCGTCGAGTGGGGTAGATGGTAGTTCTGATAAAATATTTGAGGCATGCTCAATGCTAGCAGAATCTAGGAG ACAAGAAGGACTTCTGTTGGATACTGAAATTGTTTTCAACGAGGCCATAATCGAGGAGAGAGAGCAAGGCATACAGGAGATTCAACAGCAGATCAGTGAGGTGGACGAAATTTTCAAGGATCTTGCAGTGCTAGTTCATGATCAAGGAGCTATGATTG ATGACATAGATTCCCACATTGATAACTCACTTGCAGCAGCCGTACAGGCAAAGACTCAGCTCACCAAAGCATCTAAAGCACAGAAGTCCAATTCTTCTCTG ACATGCTTGCTGTTGGTGATCTTTGGCGTCGTTCTACTCATCGTGATCATCATTCTTGCAGCTTAA
- the LOC135581732 gene encoding protein FLUORESCENT IN BLUE LIGHT, chloroplastic-like isoform X1, which translates to MAALARYLHHPSRRNHGDGSRRIAPLDLSGRRFPSQIFVAFSQIRENVTFKLNVHVPHHEGESALSCGSIYSRECVSQKTKSEHIAVQLSRLSGLCGSCIWPSDIMEDKMFGFLKALVFTNIWMLTLPLEVLAGTCESDKSVMKMPLLFAVAMIGAAVGGLLARRRRDELKRLNDQLRQINEALRRQAKIESYAPSLSYAPVSRIKETDVIVDPRKQELLASLRTGKNFLRNQNLEKAFAQFKEAFELAQIMGDHFEEKKAARGLGASLQRQGKYREAIKYYSKVLEISKRTGEDSGITEAYGAIADCYTELGDLERAAKFYDKYIARLETD; encoded by the exons ATGGCGGCTCTCGCCCGGTACCTCCACCACCCGTCACGTCGAAACCACGGCGACGGTTCCCGGCGCATCGCTCCTCTCGATCTCTCCGGCCGACGCTTTCCGTCTC AAATATTTGTGGCGTTTTCCCAAATAAGGGAAAATGTGACCTTTAAGTTGAATGTTCATGTACCACACCATGAAGGAGAAAGTGCATTAAGCTGTGGATCCATATATTCTAGGGAATGTGTTTCCCAGAAGACTAAGTCAGAACACATTGCTGTGCAGTTATCAAGATTAAGCGGTCTTTGTGGAAGCTGTATATGGCCATCAGATATCATG GAAGATAAAATGTTTGGATTTCTGAAAGCATTGGTCTTCACAAATATATGGATGCTCACCCTGCCTCTTGAAGTCTTGGCTGGAACATGTGAGAGTGATAAATCGGTTATGAAAATGCCACTGTTATTTGCAGTAGCTATGATAGGTGCTGCTGTTGGGG GGCTGCtagcaaggaggagaagagacgAACTGAAGCGACTGAATGACCAGTTACGTCAGATCAATGAAGCTCTAAGAAGGCAAGCGAAGATAGAGTCTTATGCTCCCAGCTTAAGCTATGCACCAGTCAGCAGGATTAAGGAAACAGATGTCATTGTGGATCCTAGGAAGCAAGAACTCCTTGCAAGTTTGAGGACTGGGAAAAACTTTTTGAGGAATCAAAATCTAGAAAAGGCATTTGCACAGTTCAAAGAAGCTTTTGAACTTGCACAGATTATGGGAGATCACTTTGAGGAAAAAAAAGCTGCACGAGGACTAG GTGCATCACTACAGAGGCAGGGAAAATACAGGGAAGCCATAAAGTACTACTCCAAGGTTCTAGAGATATCCAAGAGAACAGGAGAGGATTCAGGCATCACCGAGGCTTACGGAGCAATAGCCGACTGCTATACTGAACTTGGAGATCTCGAACGTGCAGCCAAGTTCTACGACAAGTACATAGCTAGATTGGAAACGGACTGA
- the LOC103983890 gene encoding syntaxin-22 isoform X2 yields the protein MSFQDLESGRPLSGKRGRDSMQNGGGGGKDPTQAVVAGVFQINTAVSTFQRLVNTLGTPKDTPELRERLHKTRLDIQQLVKDTAAKLKQASETDHHAEVSTSKKIADAKLAKDFQAILKEFQKAQRIAAERETAYIPFVPQAVLPSSYASSGVDGSSDKIFEACSMLAESRRQEGLLLDTEIVFNEAIIEEREQGIQEIQQQISEVDEIFKDLAVLVHDQGAMIDDIDSHIDNSLAAAVQAKTQLTKASKAQKSNSSLVY from the exons atgagCTTTCAGGATCTTGAGTCGGGCCGGCCGCTGTCGGGGAAACGGGGGCGAGATTCGATGCAGAATGGAGGTGGAGGAGGGAAGGATCCGACCCAGGCGGTAGTCGCTGGTGTTTTCCAGATCAACACAGCCGTATCCACCTTCCAGCGCCTCGTCAACACCCTCGGCACCCCCAAGGATACCCCCGAGCTCCGCGAGAGGCT GCACAAAACCAGGCTAGATATTCAACAATTAGTAAAAGATACAGCTGCCAAACTTAAACAAGCCAGTGAAACAGATCATCATGCTGAAGTTAGT ACAAGCAAAAAGATTGCTGATGCAAAGCTCGCAAAAGATTTCCAAGCAATTCTGAAAGAGTTTCAGAAAGCTCAAAGAATTGCAGCTGAGAGGGAAACTGCTTACATCCCTTTTGTTCCCCAAGCAGTTCTTCCATCAAG CTATGCGTCGAGTGGGGTAGATGGTAGTTCTGATAAAATATTTGAGGCATGCTCAATGCTAGCAGAATCTAGGAG ACAAGAAGGACTTCTGTTGGATACTGAAATTGTTTTCAACGAGGCCATAATCGAGGAGAGAGAGCAAGGCATACAGGAGATTCAACAGCAGATCAGTGAGGTGGACGAAATTTTCAAGGATCTTGCAGTGCTAGTTCATGATCAAGGAGCTATGATTG ATGACATAGATTCCCACATTGATAACTCACTTGCAGCAGCCGTACAGGCAAAGACTCAGCTCACCAAAGCATCTAAAGCACAGAAGTCCAATTCTTCTCTGGTATATTAG
- the LOC103983892 gene encoding rho GDP-dissociation inhibitor 1, which produces MSSAVGDLPGSRDMGLEQKRGKAEQNGILTVREGEREIKSEHGRPGGEGGEGLDRRMSEISLHATEEEEDDDDEEEDGKGAKGLDLGPQVSIKDQLEKDKDDESLRKWKEQLLGSVDLNSVGENLEPEVTILCLSIISPGRADIVLPLPMVPNSKGVWFTLKEGSPYKLKFSFSVSNNIVSGLRYINTVWKTGVKMDRTKEMLGTFSPQLEPYTYETPEETTPSGLFARGSYSARTMFVDDDGKCYLEINYTFDIRKEWAPTD; this is translated from the exons ATGTCTTCTGCCGTTGGAGATCTTCCCGGTTCGAGGGACATGGGTTTGGAGCAGAAGCGTGGGAAGGCTGAGCAAAATGGGATTTTGACGGTAAGGGAGGGCGAAAGGGAAATTAAGTCAGAGCATGGGCGTCCCGGTGGGGAGGGGGGGGAGGGCCTCGACAGGCGGATGAGCGAGATCTCTCTCCACGccaccgaggaggaggaggacgacgacgacgaggaggaggatggaAAAGGCGCCAAAGGGCTTGATCTGGGGCCTCAGGTCAGCATCAAAGACCAGTTGGAGAAAGACAAG GATGATGAGAGCCTCAGGAAGTGGAAGGAACAGCTTCTGGGAAGCGTGGATTTGAATTCTGTGGGCG AAAATTTAGAGCCCGAGGTTACGATTCTGTGCCTTTCGATCATCTCTCCCGGAAGAGCTGACATAGTCCTCCCGCTTCCTATGGTTCCAAACTCCAAGGGTGTGTGGTTTACTCTTAAGGAAGGCAGCCCTTACAAATTGAAATTTTCCTTCTCCGTCAGCAACAACATTGTCTCTGGTCTGAGATACATCAACACAGTATGGAAGACTGGCGTCAAAA TGGATCGAACAAAAGAAATGCTAGGTACCTTCAGTCCTCAGCTTGAGCCTTACACATATGAGACACCAGAAGAGACCACTCCATCTGGTCTATTTGCAAGAGGATCATATTCTGCAAGAACTATG TTTGTTGATGATGATGGCAAGTGTTACTTGGAGATCAATTACACCTTTGACATCCGTAAAGAATGGGCACCAACGGACTGA